The Streptomyces sp. NBC_01775 genome includes a region encoding these proteins:
- a CDS encoding HAMP domain-containing sensor histidine kinase, whose protein sequence is MSKPRSLRTRLVVSSVALIAVVAAVISMVTTIALHSYLGSQLDTQLSDVARRAAGPPPGRDRPPHPVDLRFLVMGGQPVGTIGALIPDHDGDGGGDGDSVERGGISVQSETSEPRVAAEQLSREQTNALEQVPLDGATHSVDVPHAGGYRMTSQPVEGGTLLVGLPTAQVEDTLSTLVVVEVCVSAAGLVAAGIAGAASVRMALRPLRRMAQTATRVSELPLHQGEVVLHERVPERDTDPRTEIGQVGAALNRMLGHVGSALAARYESELRVRRFVADASHELRTPLASIRGYAELTHRGREPVGPDTRHALSRIESESTRMTGLVEDLLLLARLDTGRPLSTLTLDLSPLVVDAVSDASAAGPGHRWGLDLPEEAALVRGDAPRLQQVLVNLLANARTHTPEGTVVTARVRQAGEGGVVVRIEDDGPGIPPQTLPHIFERFARGDPSRSRAHGSTGLGLAIVRAVVTAHGGEVSVTSAPGRTVCTVHLPAPEGNPPAPEGPSPASEGHLPAPEGRLPASGADSSPSEGNSQAEHSFSTRD, encoded by the coding sequence ATGAGCAAGCCCCGCTCGCTGCGGACCCGGCTGGTCGTCTCGTCCGTCGCGCTGATCGCGGTGGTCGCCGCGGTCATCAGCATGGTGACGACGATCGCCCTGCACTCGTACCTCGGCAGCCAGCTCGACACCCAGCTCTCCGACGTCGCCCGGCGTGCCGCAGGACCGCCGCCCGGCAGGGACAGGCCCCCGCACCCTGTCGACCTGCGGTTTCTCGTCATGGGTGGGCAGCCTGTGGGCACGATCGGCGCACTCATCCCCGACCACGACGGGGATGGGGGAGGGGACGGCGACAGCGTCGAGCGCGGCGGCATCAGCGTGCAGAGCGAGACCTCCGAGCCCCGGGTCGCCGCCGAGCAGCTCAGCCGGGAGCAGACCAACGCGCTCGAACAGGTCCCCCTCGACGGCGCGACACACAGCGTGGACGTCCCCCACGCGGGCGGCTACCGGATGACGTCCCAGCCGGTCGAGGGCGGCACCCTGCTCGTCGGGCTGCCGACCGCCCAGGTCGAGGACACCCTCAGCACGCTGGTGGTGGTCGAGGTCTGCGTCTCGGCGGCCGGGCTGGTAGCCGCGGGGATCGCGGGCGCCGCCAGCGTACGGATGGCCCTGCGCCCGCTGCGCCGCATGGCCCAGACCGCCACACGCGTCTCCGAACTCCCGCTGCACCAGGGCGAGGTGGTGCTCCACGAACGGGTCCCGGAGCGGGACACCGACCCGCGCACCGAGATCGGCCAGGTGGGCGCCGCGCTCAACAGAATGCTGGGCCACGTCGGTTCAGCGCTGGCCGCGCGGTACGAGAGCGAGCTGCGAGTACGCCGCTTCGTCGCCGACGCCAGCCACGAACTGCGCACCCCGCTGGCCTCGATCCGCGGCTACGCCGAACTCACCCACCGGGGCCGCGAACCCGTCGGCCCCGACACCCGGCACGCGCTCTCCCGCATCGAGTCGGAGTCGACGCGCATGACGGGCCTGGTCGAGGACCTGTTGCTGCTCGCCCGGCTGGATACCGGACGTCCGCTGAGCACCCTCACGCTCGACCTGTCGCCGCTGGTCGTGGACGCGGTGAGCGACGCCAGCGCGGCGGGACCCGGGCACCGGTGGGGGCTGGACCTGCCCGAGGAGGCGGCACTGGTGCGCGGTGACGCGCCCCGGCTCCAGCAGGTACTGGTGAACCTGCTGGCCAACGCCCGCACCCACACCCCCGAAGGCACGGTGGTGACGGCGCGGGTCCGCCAGGCGGGGGAGGGCGGCGTGGTGGTGCGGATCGAGGACGACGGGCCCGGCATCCCGCCGCAGACCCTGCCGCACATCTTCGAACGCTTCGCGCGCGGCGACCCCTCGCGCTCCCGCGCGCACGGCAGCACCGGCCTCGGCCTGGCCATCGTGCGGGCCGTCGTCACGGCACACGGGGGAGAGGTGTCGGTGACGAGCGCGCCCGGCCGCACCGTCTGCACCGTCCACCTGCCCGCGCCCGAGGGGAACCCACCAGCGCCAGAGGGGCCCTCGCCCGCATCGGAGGGACACCTGCCCGCGCCCGAGGGACGCCTGCCCGCGTCCGGGGCGGACTCGTCCCCGTCCGAGGGGAACTCACAGGCGGAGCACAGCTTCAGCACAAGGGACTGA
- a CDS encoding response regulator transcription factor, whose translation MSDPSAVSPPAPPHAPAPTNPATPAPVRTGLRRQDGGPVRVLVVDDEPSLSELLSMALRYEGWEVRAEGDGASALRTARAWGPDTVVLDVMLPDMDGLTVLSKLRREVPQVPVLFLTAKDAVEDRIAGLTAGGDDYVTKPFSLEEVVARLRGLLRRAGAATARNASLLVVGDLVLDEESHEVTRGGDDVQLTATEFELLRYLMRNPRRVLSKAQILDRVWNYDFGGQANVVELYISYLRRKIDAGRTPMIHTRRGAGYVIKAATPATPEG comes from the coding sequence ATGAGCGATCCCTCCGCCGTCTCCCCGCCCGCGCCCCCGCACGCCCCCGCACCCACCAACCCCGCCACGCCCGCGCCCGTGCGCACGGGGCTGCGGCGGCAGGACGGCGGACCGGTGCGGGTGCTCGTGGTGGACGACGAGCCCTCGCTGAGCGAGCTGCTGTCGATGGCACTGCGCTACGAGGGCTGGGAGGTCAGGGCGGAGGGGGACGGCGCCTCCGCGCTGCGTACGGCCCGCGCCTGGGGCCCCGACACGGTGGTGCTGGATGTGATGCTGCCCGACATGGACGGGCTCACCGTGCTCAGCAAGCTGCGGCGGGAGGTCCCACAGGTGCCGGTGCTCTTCCTCACCGCCAAGGACGCGGTCGAGGACCGGATCGCCGGGCTGACGGCCGGCGGCGACGACTACGTCACCAAGCCCTTCAGCCTGGAGGAGGTCGTCGCCCGGCTGCGCGGACTGCTGCGCCGGGCGGGCGCCGCCACCGCGCGGAACGCCTCGCTGCTCGTCGTCGGCGACCTGGTGCTGGACGAGGAGAGTCACGAGGTCACCCGCGGCGGCGACGACGTACAGCTGACCGCCACCGAGTTCGAGCTGCTGCGCTATCTGATGCGCAACCCGCGCAGGGTGCTCAGCAAGGCCCAGATCCTGGACCGGGTCTGGAACTACGACTTCGGCGGCCAGGCCAACGTCGTCGAGCTGTACATCTCCTACCTGCGCCGCAAGATCGACGCCGGGCGGACCCCGATGATCCACACCCGGCGCGGCGCCGGGTACGTCATCAAGGCCGCGACACCGGCGACACCGGAAGGCTGA